Below is a genomic region from Pseudomonas berkeleyensis.
TGCTGGTGGGCACTTGCGTGCCGTTTCGTTCGGTGGCGATGAGTGGGTTGTTCCTGCAACGCCTGCCCGAGTTGGGGATGAGCAAGGCGGGCTGGTTCCGTGGTGCGCTGATGGTTGGCCTGCTGTTGCTGGGGCCGTGGCTGGGCAATTGGCTGTACAGCCACTTCGGTGCATTGGCGTTCGTCTGGGTCGCGCTCAGTTTCGCCGGGATGGGGCTGTGGGGGCTGCGTTTCTGGCGCCAGGAGGCATCGGTGGTCAGCACCAGCCGGCGCTCCGGTGGTTTGCCGGTGTTGCTTGGCGAGCCTGCCTTGCGCCACTGCTGTCTGATCGAGTGGTTGGCCAGTGCAACTGGCAGCCTGTTCGCCACCTTCGCCCTGGTCTTGTGTCTGGAGCAGTTGCACTGGTCGCAGAGCGAAGCCGTGGCGTTGCTGACCACGCAGGGGTTGGTCACGGTGCTGGCGTTGTTTGGCCTTGGCCGATTGTTGGCCGGGCTGGCGCCGCGGACGATCTACCTGCTGGCCTTGCCGGCTGGTTGCCTGGCTTTATGGCTGATGGGCCGGCTCGACTCCTTCGCAGGTTTGCTGCTGGCGGCAGTGCTGCTCAGCCTGGCGGCTTCGGCGGTGCACCTGGCGAACGTCGGTCGTCTGTCCCGGCTGCCGTTGGACAAGGGCGGCGTTTCCGGTCTGTTCAGCCTGGCGCAAACCCTGGGCATGCTCGGCGGCAGCTTGCTGGGCGCCGGGCTCAGCCACTGGCTGGAACTGCGCCAGTTGTTTCCTGCATGGGCGTTGTTGCTGCTTGCCGGTGCGGCACTGATTGCCTGGTCGGAGTGGCGAGCGCGTGCAGGTGCTGGCGAAACGTGCGTGGCGGTGGATCGCTCTGGTCTGTAAATCTATCCAGTAGTTCGGTATCGTTCCAGCCTTCGCTCAACAGGCAGGACGATTTCCCCATGGCCAAGGCTAAACGCATGTACGGCTGCACCGAGTGCGGCGCCACCTTTCCCAAATGGGCTGGGCAGTGTGGCGAGTGTGGCGCCTGGAACACCCTGGTGGAAACCGTGGTCGAGGGCGCTACGCCCAGCGGGCGCACCGGATGGGCCGGCGACAAGGCCAATATCAAGACCCTGGCAGAAGTCAGTGTCGAGGAAATTCCGCGTTTTTCCACTGCTTCCGGTGAATTGGATCGTGTGCTCGGTGGCGGCCTGGTCGATGGCTCGGTGGTGCTGATCGGCGGCGACCCGGGCATCGGTAAGTCGACCATCCTCCTGCAGACCCTGTGCAACATCGCCCAGCGCTTTCCGGCGCTGTACGTCACTGGTGAGGAATCGCAGCAGCAGGTTGCCATGCGTGCGCGGCGCCTGGACTTGCCGCAGGACAAGCTCAAGGTGATGACCGAAACCTGCATCGAGACGATCATCGCCACCGCGCGGCAGGAAAAACCCAAGGTGATGGTGATCGACTCGATCCAGACCATCTTCACCGAGCAACTGCAGTCGGCGCCGGGTGGTGTGGCTCAGGTGCGCGAGAGCGCAGCATTGCTGGTGCGCTTCGCCAAGCAGAGCGGCACGGCGATCTTCCTCGTCGGCCACGTCACCAAGGAAGGCGCGCTGGCCGGCCCGCGCGTGCTGGAGCACATGGTCGACACGGTGCTGTATTTCGAAGGTGAATCCGATGGCCGTCTGCGCCTGCTGCGGGCGGTGAAGAACCGCTTCGGCGCCGTCAACGAGCTGGGCGTGTTCGGCATGACCGACAAGGGCCTCAAGGAGGTTTCCAACCCCTCGGCGATCTTTCTCACCCGCGCTCAGGAGGCGGTGCCCGGCAGTGTGGTGATGGCCACCTGGGAAGGCTCGCGGCCGATGCTGGTGGAGGTGCAGGCGTTGGTCGACACCAGTCACCTAGCCAACCCGCGGCGGGTGACTCTGGGGCTGGATCAGAACCGCCTTGCCATGCTTCTGGCTGTGCTGCATCGCCACGGTGGCATCCCGACCTATGACCAGGATGTGTTCCTCAACGTGGTTGGCGGGGTCAAGGTGCTAGAGACGGCGTCCGATCTGGCGCTGATGGCGGCGGTGATCTCCAGCCTGCGCAACCGGCCGCTGGAGCATGACCTGCTGGTGTTCGGCGAGATTGGTCTGTCCGGCGAGATCCGCCCGGTGCCGAGCGGCCAGGAACGGCTGAAGGAGGCTGCCAAGCACGGCTTCAAACGCGCCATCGTGCCTAAGGGCAATGCGCCGAAGGAGTCTCCAGCGGGGCTGCAGGTCATCCCGGTGACACGTCTGGAGCAGGCGCTGGATGCATTGTTCGAGTAGAGGATGGCGTAGCCCGGATGCAGTCCGGGGCTTTTGCGGTGTCGTTCTTCCCGGATTTCATCCGGGCTACGTCTCTGTATCGGCTGCGGCGTTCTGCCGCGATAACCGCCTTGGGGAAATTGACTCAGGTCAATAGGTAGCAGGCTATCGGCGCGCAGCATGAAGGCGTATCCAAACAAGGAGACACCATCATGTTCCTGTTCTTCGACTTCTTCTCCCGTGCCTTCAACTTCGATGCCCAGGCCGTGCAATCGCGCGATGCGGTGCTGCGTGAACGGCAGCGTATCGAGGCGCGCCGTCAGCGTCGCCAGGCCGCCGAGGCCGCCTGCCGCATCCACTGAGTGCGCTTCGCCGCTCGCGGCGCGCGCCTCATTCCGGGCGCGCGTCCAGCTCAGGTGACCAGCCGTGTTCCATGGCCTGACGCATCAGGTCGGCAGGTTTCTCGATATCCAGTTTGCGGCGGATGCTCAGGCGGTGGGTTTCCACGGTGCGCACGCTGATCGCCAGTTCGCGCGCCATGGCCTTGTTGTTCAGGCCCTGGGCCATCATCAACAACACCTGGCGTTCGCGTGGGGTCAGTTCGGCTTCCTGCTGCGGTTCGCTGCTAGCCAGTTTCTCGGCGATGTCGCTGCTGTAGAAGCGTCCACCCACGGCGAGCACCTCGATGGCCGAGACGATCTCGCGCGATGGCGCATCCTTGAGCACGTAGCCCGAGGCGCCGGCGCGTAGCGACTGGCTGACGTACTCCTGATTGTCGTACATGCTCAGGATCAGCACCTTGAGCGATGGGTGCAGTTGCTTGAGCGTGGCTGTCAGCTCCAGGCCGTTGATGTCCTTGAGGCCGATATCCATGACTACGATGTCGGGGCGTTCGCGTTCGACCAGGGTCAGTGCCTCCTTGCCGCAGCCGGTTTCGCCGACCACCTTGAAGCGCTCGACCATTTCCAGCAGCGCGCGCACGCCGTCGCGCACCAAAGCGTGGTCGTCGATCAGGGCGATGCGGATCGAAGCGCTGTCCATCCTGCCTCCTTCAATTGGGTTCCAGGCGCAGAGCCACGTGCAGTTCGGTGCGTTGCGGGTGTGAGCTGATGCGGAACTGACCGCCAAAGTGCTCGACCCGTTCGCGGATATTGCGCAGGCCGATACCGCCGTGGCTGTGCTCGATATGATCAGGGTCGAAGCCGACACCGTCGTCGCGAATGCGCAGCTCGATCCGTCGCGGCGTGCCATGCAGGTCGATTTCCACATGGCTGGCATGGGCGTGCCGTTCGATGTTGGTCAGCGCCTCCTGGAGAATGCGAAACAGCGCCACGGTCACCCCGGTGGGCGGGCGCGCGTCACCCAGATCGTTATGGTAGTCGACGGTCAGGCCACTGCGTTGAGCGAACTCCGATGCCAGTTGACCGATAGCCGAGGACAGGCCGAGGGTGTCCAGCAGGGAAGGGTGCAGGTCGTGGGAAATACGCCGCACTTCGCCGATGGCGCCTGCCAGGTGCTCGATGCCGCGGTGCAGGGTGGCGCCGGCACGAGCGTCAGCGGTATCGAGCTGCTGGGCGGCCAGCTCGAACTGGAACTTAATCGATACCAGTTGCTGGCTGATGCCGTCATGCAGCTCACGTGATACCCGCGAGCGTTCTTCCTCCTGCGAGGTGACGATGCGTTGGGTGAGTTGCTGCAGTTTGCGGTCGGCCAAGCGGTGCTCGCTGACGTTGAGAGTCAGGCCGCTGGCGTACACCAGCAAGACGGCGATCAGCGCCACCACACCAATGGTCAGCACGGTGCTGTAGAGGCCGTCGGTCACGTCGCTACGTACCTGGCGGATGGCCTGTTCGACGTCATCGAGATAGATGCCGGTGCCGAGCATCCAGCCCCAGCGATCGAGCATCACCACGTAGGCGAGCTTCTCGGATTCCTCACCGCTGGAGGGCTTGCGCCAGCGATAGGGCTGGAAACCGTCGCCCTCGCTGGCGCTTTTCAGCAGTGCCTGGATCACTGGCAGACCGCGGCCGTCAGTCATGTTCCACAGATCGCGGCCGACCAGTTCGCGCTGACGCGGGTGCATCAGGCTGCGGCCATGCTCGTCATAGACGAAGAAGTAGCCATCGCTGCCGAAGTTCATCCGCTGCAGCACATCGAGCACTTGCTGGCGGGTCTGCTCGTCGTCGCCACTCTGGTAAAGCGGCTCGATGGTGCTGAGGGCGAGGCCTACGTAGTGGCGCAGCTCGGCCTTCTTGCTGCTCATGATGCTCTGTTCGATCAACTGCGCCTGTTGTTCGCCCAGGCGCTGGTTCTGCAGCATCACCAGCAGGCCGACCACGGTGACCGCGAGCAGCAGGGGCAGGAGGCTGAGGGTGACGATCTTGTGCTTGAGCTGCATGGCATCGGGCAGGGGTAGGGCGATGCCATAGGTTCGGCCCTTCATGACGACCACGCAAGAGCTGGGTTATGAATCTCGACGTTTTGCGTAGTGGTCTGTCTGATCTGTTCCGGGCTTAGTGGACACTGATTTAAGGTGGATAAGGCTCACCGCAAGGAGTGTCCATGACTCGGATCAGAGGGGGAGATGGCCGCTGTACGCCGATAGCCGCAAGAAGGGCTGCGGCACTCGGGGCTGCGCCTAGGGCCGCCAAGCCTTGCTGCAACGATACCGCATCGTCCCCTGCCATTATTTACCTGCCCCGACATTGTCGGCGCAGACCCGTGAGCGTTCTTTTAGAGTGCTTAGGCGTACTCTTCTGAGTGCGCCTAAGCTGCTTGAACTATTGGTTCGGCTTAGGGGTGAATTGGGTATTCTCCGTCGTAGCAAATGATGTAGTTCATCACGAGAAACGGTTGGCGGTTTTCGTGCGCAGCACCATTGCCTACCGGAGATATTGCAGAGGGGCTCATGCTGACTTGGGGTGTTGTTTGCGGTACGAAGCTTTTTTGGCCTGATCCAGGTACATGGCCGATATAGTTATCGGTTGCAGGCGTTTGCACATAGGCTGTAGGGCCTGCTGACGAGGAACCGCTAAACAAGGCATGGTCATGAGGTGGAATTTGACTGGTGGTCAGAGTGATGCTCTCAGACCCGAATGTGGCGCCGAAGGCGCGGTTGGTCAATCCTGTGCCCTGGCCGTAGCAGGCAACGGCCTTGCCCTGTAGATCCGGTAGCTGGAAGTTTTGGTTCTGTATGCTTCCTCCGAACCGGTTACCCAATATGGCAAACAGTGCCTGAAATTGGGAAATGTTTAATAGCTGACCATTGCACAGTAACCACCCGTCCGGTGCCCAGTTCCAGGTTATGATCCGGATTTCTCCGATAAATGCATCATCCATGTCATTCTCCGTATTTATCTGAGCTTCTGCTTATTGGAAGTTGGGGAATAGGCCAACTGTGCAGATGATGTAGTTCATCGCAATTGTGGGCATGATGTTGGCGTGGCCCTGGCTACCACCGGGAGCTGCACCCAGAGCCGCGTCGTTCATTGGCGATTTGGCGAAAACTACAGCGCTTTCTGGCATGTAAAAGCCCAGTGCAGGTTTGCCAAGTAATGGTCCACCTTGCGGGCTTGTCGTTGTGGCATCGGCCTTGGTTGCATTGACGACATGATTATGAGCGGGAAGATTTGCTGTGGTGATGGTGACAGTCTCAGTGCCTACCGTCTGGCCGATGGTGTAATTGACCGTGGCTTGAGGATCCTTGCCAATATGCAAAGGTAGTCTGCCGCGAAGATCGGGTAACTTGAAGTTGGTTTTTCCGTCGCCGCCGTAAATATTGCTGATCAGAGCGAAAAGTATCTCATTGCCTACAATGTTGAGTGTCGCTCCATTGCACAAGGCCCAGCCGCTTGGAGCATAGTCTCCGGCAAATAGGCGAATCTGACCCACATAAGCGTCCATGGTGCTTCCTTTTTTTGATGGCTATTGCGGTTGTCCGTATTGATTCAGGGGCGCATCGGGTAGAGACCCACAGTTGCGATACAAAACTGTAGCGCAATGGAGGGTTGTCGGTTTTCGTGTGGCTGTGAACTACCTGTTATTGCCATGCTGTCTGAGGCGAGAGCCTGTAGTGTGGAGGTACCGGCAGCGTAAATAGATGTCACGGATTGGGACAACATATTGTTAGCCGGATTGTTATTACCTGGTGGCAAATCCACTGCATACATTTGATGGGTATGGATGGGAATCTGGCTAGTAGCTAATGTGACGCTTTCCAGCCCCGCTGCCAGTCCCATGATATAGGCCGGTGCGGCGGTTGTGCCCTGATTGACGGTCACCCTGCCGCGCAGATCCGGTAGGCCGAATGTGGTTTTGCCATCGCCGCCATAAACCGAGCCTAGTAGACTAAAAAGCGCGGCATATTGGTTGACGTTTAGTATTTGACCATTGCACGGTAGCCATCCCTGAGGAATGCGGTCAAATGCAAATAGGGTGATCTCACCTACAAATGGATCCATGTTTTTTTCCTTGTGTAGGAAGCCTTCGAGCATATTGTTTATAGGCAAGGCTATAGACTGCCTTGCTCATGAATAATATGCATAAAGACTTCATCGTGTTTTTAATAATTTCCTTTTCATTAATGCGCCTGCTTTTTCAGGCGCTCTTTTACTGTAGTACTGGTTGGGAATTTTACAAATGAGAGATGGCGACTCTCATGTAAAGGAGAGGGCTATCTGAGGTTGGAAAGAGAGGTGGTTGGATGGACGGAATTAGCGGGATGTGCTAGAAATATGTACTTGATAGTTGGCGCCTGGCGCGTTGGAGGGTTGTGATGAAAATTGTTAATGATCAAGTGACTGAAGATTTGGGCCGCGAGTCGGATGCTGTGCGTAAACAGTGGAAGGCACCGGTTGTCGAGGTACATGAGGTTGATGATCTGACCATGGCAGGCTCCACCAACACTTTTGATGGTGCTGGTGGCTCTAGCTAAGTGGTTGTGGTTTGTAGTGACGAGACGAGTGGTCTTCCTGAAGGCTGACAAGCGTTATATCTGGGGTGGTTTCAGTAGGGCGTTACAATTTTCACTCGTCTCGTTTTCGTCAGTGGAACCATAGTGGTCGATGAGAAGAAACTCTTCTCTGATTGCTATGAGTGTATGTTTTTTGTTGCGGCCATGTTTATAAAATGACCGGCTGCGATAAGTCGCAGTAGTTTGAAGTTTCTTTGGGTTTCATTGATTCTGTCTGGCGAAGAAGAAGCCGTTAACTGACTCTGAATGAATGGTATGTCGAGAAGGCTACATGCCAGCGGTTGCTTTCGAAATAAATCGAGCTCGCGATAAAGTTCATGCTGCTCTTTATTCATTTTGTATTGCCAGTCCGATCCTTGCTTGCCTTTTGTGCGGGAGTTAATTGTTGCGGATGGCCAGTAGCGTTTTAGTGCTCGTCTTAGTAGCCAACGATTAGTGCCATTTTTATGGAATTGCTCTACTGGGATCGATTGGCAGTAGTTAATCAGGCGTATATCTGCGGTTGGGTCGCGTCCGTCAACTCCGCTAAGTGCTAGTCGCCCCTTACCATACTCTGCACTGTCTAGCCGGGTCAGTACCTTCTTGCGCCATTGCCGGCTTTCTTCTCGGCGCGTAGTCATATTGGGGTAACGTCCTAGCTGGCGGCAATATTCCTGCAGTATTGGGTCTGCCAAAAGACTGGGATTGATCCCTTGTGCGAGGGAAATGTTTCCCCTGATCCTTTGTATTGTTGGCTCAAGGAAACTCTGAAGCTTGCCGGGTAGAGAGGGGGCGAGCATCTTGTAGAGGGTATGCAGTCGTGCGCGGTTACTGATACCGCGCAGTTGAAAGTTAAGCTGTTGCAGTAAATCCGATATCTTGCATTCTCGCAGAAGCGAGTTGAGTACATGGTCGCCATGGTAGCTGATGGTGAAGTTGCCCAGGTCGCCAACTAATAAAGTGGTTGCTCCTTGTGTTGCTGAAAGTCTGGCAATATGCATATCCCAGAGCAAATTCACTACATTCTTGGCTGGGCGATTATAGAGTCTGAACATCTGCTCCAGCATATCCACTATGCTGGCTTCGTCGGTTCTGACTAAATGATGGTTGATGTTGGGGAATAAGGCGGCCACCTGCGCTGCCAGGGGGCCTTCGTCCAGTACTTGGTTGGAAGAGGTTGGCAGTCCTACCGGATTGGGTACGGATGTAAATGCATGCAGGCTTTGGCTTGTTTCTGCCAGTTGACGAGCCGCTATGCTGCTGATTGTGGCGCTATCGAACCCTGCGCTTAATTGGCTGGCTATACCACCTGTTGAGCGGAGGCGGCAGCGCACGGCCTCTTCGAGTTTTTCCACGAAAGCATCGACATAGTCATCATCGGATTTGAAATAAATACGCTCTTCTGTTGATGGTTCCCAGTAACGTCTGGAATGGTAGGTGCCGTCAGCATGAAGGAGCGCCCAATGGCCGGGCAACAGGCGTTTGATATTCGCAAAGTAACTGTGCTCTGAAGTATCTGGTAGCAGAAGCAATAGATCGCGTATCCGCTCTTCATCTGGGGCTGTCGCTACTTCGGGTAGTGCCAGCAATCCTGCTGGCATGGAAGCAAAGCCAAACCAGCCATTACCTTGGTGATAGAAAAGAGGGCGCTTGCCCATCTGGTCACGGGCGATAAAGAGGCTTTGCCGCTCTTTATCCCATATAGCGAAGGCAAAATCTCCTAGCAGATGATCGAGTAGTTGTTGCTCCCATTTCTCATAGGCAGTCAGTAATACATCGGCATCCGCCATGTGTTTCAAGCGGACAGAGGGGATGTTCAGTTTATGGCCGAGCTCTGCGCGATTATCCAGGCGGACATCAGCAACCAGCACAAATCTTCCATTGCCACCTTGTAGAGGTTGATGGTCGTGGTGATCTTCTGGCAGAAGCCTTGTAAGACGACTGCCCAGCGCTGCATGCAGCCCATCCCACATCCCTTGTGCGTGACGGCCATAAGGCTCTAGAGCTGCGTGAACGATGCTGCAGCGCCTGGCGGCATTAGGGGTCTTGTCTAGCTGGATAAGCCCGCAAATAGCGCTCATTGTTTGTCCTTAACAATCTCAGAGATATCCAAGGCGTCGCATGACCTGACCGTGATCGTGCTCGATTTGCGCAACTTGTGCAGGTGTTAGCACCTCTTTCCAGCCTCCGGCCTTGCCTGAGCGAAAGAAATGCCTACCTGGCGCCATGGTCTCTTTGAACCCGTTCTGTGTTTCCTGCTTCTTCAATTCGCTGAAGCGAGTGTTCAGGGCTGCTTGTTCGTAAATTTCGATTGTCTTGTCTAGCCCCGCGTGATGTGCGATACGCGCCCCCTGTTGGACTGGATCCGCAAGCATGTCTTCATAGCGCACCAGAAGTGGAGAGGGATGGGCCTGATCGAGCCAGCTTTCCACGTGTTGACTCCAGGTGAGGAGTGGT
It encodes:
- a CDS encoding cache domain-containing protein, with the protein product MQLKHKIVTLSLLPLLLAVTVVGLLVMLQNQRLGEQQAQLIEQSIMSSKKAELRHYVGLALSTIEPLYQSGDDEQTRQQVLDVLQRMNFGSDGYFFVYDEHGRSLMHPRQRELVGRDLWNMTDGRGLPVIQALLKSASEGDGFQPYRWRKPSSGEESEKLAYVVMLDRWGWMLGTGIYLDDVEQAIRQVRSDVTDGLYSTVLTIGVVALIAVLLVYASGLTLNVSEHRLADRKLQQLTQRIVTSQEEERSRVSRELHDGISQQLVSIKFQFELAAQQLDTADARAGATLHRGIEHLAGAIGEVRRISHDLHPSLLDTLGLSSAIGQLASEFAQRSGLTVDYHNDLGDARPPTGVTVALFRILQEALTNIERHAHASHVEIDLHGTPRRIELRIRDDGVGFDPDHIEHSHGGIGLRNIRERVEHFGGQFRISSHPQRTELHVALRLEPN
- a CDS encoding phage tail protein, which translates into the protein MDAYVGQIRLFAGDYAPSGWALCNGATLNIVGNEILFALISNIYGGDGKTNFKLPDLRGRLPLHIGKDPQATVNYTIGQTVGTETVTITTANLPAHNHVVNATKADATTTSPQGGPLLGKPALGFYMPESAVVFAKSPMNDAALGAAPGGSQGHANIMPTIAMNYIICTVGLFPNFQ
- the radA gene encoding DNA repair protein RadA, whose amino-acid sequence is MAKAKRMYGCTECGATFPKWAGQCGECGAWNTLVETVVEGATPSGRTGWAGDKANIKTLAEVSVEEIPRFSTASGELDRVLGGGLVDGSVVLIGGDPGIGKSTILLQTLCNIAQRFPALYVTGEESQQQVAMRARRLDLPQDKLKVMTETCIETIIATARQEKPKVMVIDSIQTIFTEQLQSAPGGVAQVRESAALLVRFAKQSGTAIFLVGHVTKEGALAGPRVLEHMVDTVLYFEGESDGRLRLLRAVKNRFGAVNELGVFGMTDKGLKEVSNPSAIFLTRAQEAVPGSVVMATWEGSRPMLVEVQALVDTSHLANPRRVTLGLDQNRLAMLLAVLHRHGGIPTYDQDVFLNVVGGVKVLETASDLALMAAVISSLRNRPLEHDLLVFGEIGLSGEIRPVPSGQERLKEAAKHGFKRAIVPKGNAPKESPAGLQVIPVTRLEQALDALFE
- a CDS encoding phage tail protein, producing MDPFVGEITLFAFDRIPQGWLPCNGQILNVNQYAALFSLLGSVYGGDGKTTFGLPDLRGRVTVNQGTTAAPAYIMGLAAGLESVTLATSQIPIHTHQMYAVDLPPGNNNPANNMLSQSVTSIYAAGTSTLQALASDSMAITGSSQPHENRQPSIALQFCIATVGLYPMRP
- a CDS encoding MFS transporter, with amino-acid sequence MRGGAFLLPFLSLATLSGATLGMAKLITTLYALELGASAAQIGLIGAAEALGMVLLTLPAGLLIDRFGSRRLYLLASLLPVLLHLAILAWANWLWLAALRLLVGTCVPFRSVAMSGLFLQRLPELGMSKAGWFRGALMVGLLLLGPWLGNWLYSHFGALAFVWVALSFAGMGLWGLRFWRQEASVVSTSRRSGGLPVLLGEPALRHCCLIEWLASATGSLFATFALVLCLEQLHWSQSEAVALLTTQGLVTVLALFGLGRLLAGLAPRTIYLLALPAGCLALWLMGRLDSFAGLLLAAVLLSLAASAVHLANVGRLSRLPLDKGGVSGLFSLAQTLGMLGGSLLGAGLSHWLELRQLFPAWALLLLAGAALIAWSEWRARAGAGETCVAVDRSGL
- a CDS encoding phage tail protein; protein product: MDDAFIGEIRIITWNWAPDGWLLCNGQLLNISQFQALFAILGNRFGGSIQNQNFQLPDLQGKAVACYGQGTGLTNRAFGATFGSESITLTTSQIPPHDHALFSGSSSAGPTAYVQTPATDNYIGHVPGSGQKSFVPQTTPQVSMSPSAISPVGNGAAHENRQPFLVMNYIICYDGEYPIHP
- a CDS encoding response regulator yields the protein MDSASIRIALIDDHALVRDGVRALLEMVERFKVVGETGCGKEALTLVERERPDIVVMDIGLKDINGLELTATLKQLHPSLKVLILSMYDNQEYVSQSLRAGASGYVLKDAPSREIVSAIEVLAVGGRFYSSDIAEKLASSEPQQEAELTPRERQVLLMMAQGLNNKAMARELAISVRTVETHRLSIRRKLDIEKPADLMRQAMEHGWSPELDARPE
- a CDS encoding asparagine synthetase B family protein, with the translated sequence MSAICGLIQLDKTPNAARRCSIVHAALEPYGRHAQGMWDGLHAALGSRLTRLLPEDHHDHQPLQGGNGRFVLVADVRLDNRAELGHKLNIPSVRLKHMADADVLLTAYEKWEQQLLDHLLGDFAFAIWDKERQSLFIARDQMGKRPLFYHQGNGWFGFASMPAGLLALPEVATAPDEERIRDLLLLLPDTSEHSYFANIKRLLPGHWALLHADGTYHSRRYWEPSTEERIYFKSDDDYVDAFVEKLEEAVRCRLRSTGGIASQLSAGFDSATISSIAARQLAETSQSLHAFTSVPNPVGLPTSSNQVLDEGPLAAQVAALFPNINHHLVRTDEASIVDMLEQMFRLYNRPAKNVVNLLWDMHIARLSATQGATTLLVGDLGNFTISYHGDHVLNSLLRECKISDLLQQLNFQLRGISNRARLHTLYKMLAPSLPGKLQSFLEPTIQRIRGNISLAQGINPSLLADPILQEYCRQLGRYPNMTTRREESRQWRKKVLTRLDSAEYGKGRLALSGVDGRDPTADIRLINYCQSIPVEQFHKNGTNRWLLRRALKRYWPSATINSRTKGKQGSDWQYKMNKEQHELYRELDLFRKQPLACSLLDIPFIQSQLTASSSPDRINETQRNFKLLRLIAAGHFINMAATKNIHS